A single Leptospira barantonii DNA region contains:
- a CDS encoding MBL fold metallo-hydrolase RNA specificity domain-containing protein → MNSKIQIHFLGASGTVTGSKYLIETGKNKILVDCGLFQGLKELRLLNWSQLPIRASEIDFVLLTHGHLDHAGYIPRLVKQGFRGKILGSAPTLEITEIILKDSGKIQEEEADRANRGGYSKHKPAVPLYDLKDATESLSYLHPVELDQWKDLGENLRVRFKYNGHILGATYIELDVFGERFVFSGDIGRPKDILLYPPERPEEADYLFVESTYGDRIHPSDPENQLIEILNETLKNDGTAILPSFAVERTQSLMYLLWKLKSMGKIPNVPMILDSPMGRNVFEVFQTHTKWHKLSPMECSQIWDSFQKTESVKETYKLAEDRSPKIVIAGSGMATGGRVLTYLQYYLEDPNSTILLCGFQAIGTRGRQLQDGNHEIKIYGKFYEVKAKVRSIDGLSSHADQKEILHWLGALKQKPKKVFIVHGEKGSSDALRVKLKDTLQFDCEVPKLFDIVDLEA, encoded by the coding sequence ATGAATTCAAAGATTCAAATTCATTTCTTGGGAGCATCGGGAACGGTCACGGGCTCCAAATATCTGATCGAAACGGGTAAGAATAAAATCCTAGTCGATTGCGGATTGTTCCAAGGGCTCAAAGAGCTAAGACTTCTCAACTGGTCCCAGCTTCCGATCCGCGCATCCGAAATCGATTTCGTTCTTCTCACACACGGGCATCTCGACCATGCGGGTTATATTCCGAGATTGGTGAAACAAGGATTCCGTGGAAAAATTTTGGGAAGCGCTCCCACCTTGGAGATTACGGAAATCATTCTCAAGGATTCCGGAAAAATTCAGGAAGAAGAAGCCGACCGAGCCAATCGGGGCGGATATTCCAAACATAAACCAGCCGTTCCTCTTTACGATTTGAAGGATGCAACGGAATCACTTTCTTATCTGCATCCCGTGGAACTCGATCAATGGAAGGATCTAGGGGAGAATCTTCGAGTTCGGTTTAAATACAACGGACATATATTAGGAGCTACTTATATAGAATTGGACGTGTTCGGGGAACGTTTCGTTTTTTCGGGCGATATAGGAAGACCGAAGGACATTCTTTTGTATCCGCCGGAACGACCGGAAGAAGCGGATTATCTTTTTGTGGAAAGCACTTACGGAGATAGAATTCATCCGTCCGATCCCGAAAACCAATTGATCGAAATTCTAAACGAAACCTTGAAAAACGACGGAACCGCAATTCTTCCCAGCTTCGCAGTGGAAAGAACGCAGAGCCTCATGTATCTTCTTTGGAAATTAAAATCCATGGGAAAAATTCCGAACGTGCCTATGATTTTGGATAGTCCGATGGGCAGAAACGTATTCGAAGTTTTTCAAACTCATACGAAATGGCATAAACTTTCTCCGATGGAATGTTCACAGATCTGGGATTCTTTTCAAAAAACGGAATCCGTTAAAGAGACATACAAACTAGCCGAGGATCGTTCTCCTAAAATCGTGATAGCGGGTAGCGGTATGGCGACCGGCGGAAGAGTTCTGACTTATCTTCAATATTATTTGGAAGATCCGAATTCAACGATTCTATTATGCGGTTTTCAAGCGATCGGAACCAGAGGAAGACAACTGCAAGACGGCAATCACGAGATTAAAATTTACGGTAAGTTTTACGAAGTGAAAGCTAAGGTTCGTTCGATCGACGGGCTGTCTTCTCACGCGGATCAAAAGGAAATTCTTCATTGGCTCGGAGCCTTAAAACAAAAACCGAAAAAAGTTTTTATCGTTCACGGTGAAAAAGGTTCTTCGGACGCGCTTCGAGTCAAACTCAAAGACACTTTACAATTCGATTGTGAGGTTCCTAAATTGTTCGACATCGTCGATTTGGAAGCGTAA
- a CDS encoding lipase family alpha/beta hydrolase, whose amino-acid sequence MRKLSLLIVISFLLTGSLMASGGGSSSKPLSGSYPIVLSHGLFGWGTDSSGVISIVNYWGGMDTYLRNQGANVYAPTKTAAQSNETRGAELRDKVNVYMAANGFTKVHIIGHSQGGLDSRYMVSNLGMSGKVSTLTSLNSPHRGSPIADIVNTVLPSWAKPFVSAVLGVVVQLVYGGGQQDAIKALNSLTTSGMASFNGYTPNSSAVKYFSYGSTITVPDLIQHPLMGILYPACWAGGIFNGQGGDNDGLVPATSQKWGTWKGGPSYGIFTTGVDHLQASNTLLSGQTWYDVEGYFLSMASNAKANQ is encoded by the coding sequence ATGCGCAAATTAAGCTTATTGATCGTTATCAGTTTCCTATTGACTGGGTCCTTGATGGCTTCCGGCGGAGGATCTTCTTCTAAACCTTTATCCGGTTCGTATCCAATCGTACTTTCCCACGGTTTATTCGGCTGGGGAACCGACTCGAGCGGAGTTATCAGTATCGTAAACTACTGGGGTGGAATGGACACCTACTTGAGAAATCAAGGCGCGAACGTTTACGCTCCTACAAAAACAGCGGCTCAGTCCAACGAGACAAGAGGCGCGGAACTTAGAGATAAAGTGAACGTCTACATGGCGGCAAACGGTTTTACTAAAGTTCATATCATCGGTCACTCTCAAGGTGGATTGGACAGCCGTTACATGGTTTCCAACCTGGGAATGTCCGGAAAAGTTTCCACTCTTACGTCTTTGAATTCTCCACACAGAGGATCCCCGATCGCTGACATCGTGAACACAGTTCTTCCAAGCTGGGCGAAACCTTTCGTTTCTGCGGTTTTGGGTGTTGTGGTTCAATTGGTTTACGGCGGCGGACAACAAGACGCAATTAAAGCTCTGAATTCCTTAACTACAAGCGGAATGGCTTCCTTCAACGGTTACACTCCGAACAGCTCTGCGGTTAAGTATTTCTCTTACGGTTCTACGATCACAGTTCCCGATCTGATTCAACATCCTTTGATGGGAATTCTTTACCCTGCATGCTGGGCGGGTGGAATTTTCAACGGACAAGGTGGAGATAACGACGGACTCGTTCCTGCAACTTCTCAGAAATGGGGAACTTGGAAAGGCGGACCTTCTTACGGAATTTTTACAACCGGTGTGGATCACCTTCAGGCATCCAACACTCTTCTTTCCGGCCAAACTTGGTATGACGTAGAAGGATATTTTCTTTCTATGGCTTCCAACGCGAAGGCAAATCAATAA
- a CDS encoding 2-dehydropantoate 2-reductase: MNLSFAVLGSGSIGTYIGCRLLAGGNPVLLYGRERIQSELKTFGAKITDFTNKEILLSSGSVPFSTSLSDVSSADVFLVTVKSKDTKDLTQELRGILEKRQKLHSLSRSIPIVISFQNGVRNAEILKEGLKDLPVEVLAGMVPFNVVSKGNGHFHRGTSGNLVIEHSKSSKELAGIFNRAGLPTNTHKNIGGILWGKLIFNLNNSLNALSGLTLKTEISKPGYRKILSKLMRESLEILRLAEIRPIRSGKMIPSLAPIILNLPDFLFFKIASNMVKIDPQARSSMWEDLVQKRPTEIDSLNGEVIKLADVMGHPAPLNREIVRLIKEAESKPEILNLSPEDLARKMKINLN; this comes from the coding sequence ATGAATCTTTCCTTTGCAGTTTTGGGTTCCGGAAGCATCGGAACGTATATCGGTTGCAGACTTTTAGCGGGAGGCAATCCGGTTCTTTTATACGGTAGGGAAAGAATTCAGAGCGAACTCAAAACTTTCGGCGCGAAAATCACCGATTTTACGAACAAGGAGATTCTCCTTTCGTCCGGCTCCGTTCCTTTTTCCACATCGCTTTCCGACGTTTCGAGCGCGGACGTTTTTTTGGTCACCGTAAAATCCAAGGACACAAAGGACCTCACTCAAGAACTGAGGGGAATTCTGGAAAAGAGACAGAAGCTCCATTCGCTTTCGCGTTCGATTCCGATCGTAATCAGTTTTCAGAATGGGGTTCGAAACGCGGAGATTTTAAAGGAAGGTCTAAAGGATCTTCCGGTGGAAGTTCTGGCGGGAATGGTTCCTTTCAACGTCGTTTCCAAAGGGAACGGACATTTTCACCGTGGAACCAGCGGGAATCTCGTGATCGAACATTCTAAGTCTTCCAAGGAGCTGGCGGGAATTTTCAATCGTGCCGGACTTCCGACCAACACTCACAAAAACATCGGTGGAATCCTTTGGGGAAAACTGATTTTCAACCTGAACAATTCTTTAAACGCACTTTCCGGTCTGACCTTAAAGACCGAAATCTCGAAACCGGGTTATCGCAAGATTCTTTCCAAGTTGATGAGAGAATCTCTTGAAATTTTAAGACTCGCCGAAATCAGACCGATCCGCTCGGGAAAGATGATTCCGAGTTTGGCTCCGATCATTTTGAATCTTCCCGATTTTTTATTTTTTAAAATCGCTTCGAACATGGTTAAGATCGATCCGCAGGCTCGTTCTTCCATGTGGGAGGATTTGGTTCAAAAAAGACCGACCGAAATCGATTCTCTCAACGGAGAAGTGATCAAACTCGCCGACGTGATGGGCCATCCCGCGCCTTTGAATCGGGAAATCGTTCGTTTGATCAAAGAGGCCGAGTCGAAACCGGAGATTTTGAATCTAAGCCCCGAAGACCTCGCAAGAAAAATGAAGATCAATCTAAATTAA
- a CDS encoding DUF2062 domain-containing protein: MIKALYRLVHQQIIVPFQQSHAPVKEVCLGTSIGLFWSLTPLIGIQMYLGLITWVLLRLIGIRFYMPIAIAMIWITNPVTLPFFYYIFYVTGIAAYNLIGWDMSAMNFARILEVIDHSSSLELYEGLKYWSAFLINDMGAPMFLGGFLIGIPSAIAGYPITKSLLNGFRERQAEKEGLSLQQWEEKHVRKETDKNRSIWNILKS, encoded by the coding sequence ATGATAAAAGCATTATATAGACTCGTTCATCAACAGATTATAGTTCCGTTTCAGCAATCGCACGCCCCCGTAAAGGAAGTGTGTTTGGGAACGTCCATCGGACTTTTTTGGTCCCTAACCCCTTTGATCGGAATCCAAATGTATCTCGGTCTGATCACCTGGGTTCTTTTACGATTGATCGGAATCCGTTTTTATATGCCGATTGCGATCGCGATGATCTGGATCACGAACCCGGTCACACTTCCGTTTTTCTATTATATCTTTTACGTCACCGGAATCGCCGCATACAATCTCATCGGTTGGGATATGTCCGCGATGAACTTCGCGAGAATTCTCGAAGTGATCGATCATTCCAGTTCTTTGGAACTCTACGAAGGATTGAAATATTGGAGCGCATTTTTGATAAACGACATGGGCGCGCCGATGTTTCTCGGAGGATTTTTAATCGGAATTCCTTCCGCGATCGCCGGATATCCGATCACCAAATCCCTTCTCAACGGATTCAGAGAAAGACAAGCCGAAAAAGAAGGATTAAGTCTGCAACAATGGGAAGAAAAACACGTTCGTAAAGAAACGGATAAAAATCGTTCGATTTGGAATATTCTAAAAAGTTAA
- a CDS encoding tetratricopeptide repeat protein → MNRSKQLGLIPFSSLFLITILSFFSIVNCTKKESISIFEIRDLTEKENLVEALQKAEADLKLKGDSAELLYVRGWIRYLQKNQNAAMSDFKKCISLDSKSLDCKRGLGLVYESNKEYKEAETTYQEALQLAKEKGPDFEALIHENLGSLYLRQNLRKESLSEFQNSITLSDKGDAYYGFSLCLIMEGNSEGAISSLEKGISKPFRAKAFQSESHFLLSKFYFEKRKDPVKAEEEIKKSISIFPLHKEYLEALQTYTKERIKSGL, encoded by the coding sequence ATGAACAGATCCAAACAACTCGGCTTAATTCCGTTTTCTTCGCTTTTCTTAATTACGATTTTATCTTTTTTTTCGATCGTAAACTGCACTAAAAAAGAATCGATTTCGATCTTTGAAATCCGAGATCTCACCGAAAAAGAAAATCTGGTGGAAGCGCTTCAAAAAGCGGAAGCCGATCTGAAACTCAAAGGAGATTCCGCAGAACTTCTGTATGTTCGAGGTTGGATTCGTTATCTTCAAAAAAATCAAAACGCCGCGATGAGCGATTTCAAAAAATGTATTTCTCTCGATTCCAAATCTCTGGATTGCAAAAGAGGACTCGGTCTCGTTTACGAATCGAATAAGGAATACAAAGAAGCCGAAACTACGTATCAGGAAGCTCTTCAACTCGCAAAGGAGAAAGGCCCTGATTTCGAGGCGCTCATTCATGAGAATCTGGGAAGTCTTTATCTCAGACAAAATCTGAGAAAGGAAAGTTTAAGCGAGTTTCAAAACTCGATCACCTTATCGGACAAAGGCGACGCCTATTACGGATTCAGTTTGTGTTTGATCATGGAAGGAAACTCCGAAGGCGCGATTTCTTCCCTGGAAAAGGGAATTTCCAAACCGTTCCGAGCCAAGGCGTTTCAATCCGAATCGCATTTCCTATTATCCAAATTCTATTTTGAAAAAAGAAAAGATCCCGTCAAAGCGGAAGAGGAAATCAAAAAATCGATCTCGATATTTCCGCTTCACAAAGAATATCTGGAAGCTTTACAAACCTATACCAAGGAAAGAATCAAGTCCGGTCTTTGA
- the rssA gene encoding patatin-like phospholipase RssA yields MKKDKNSFQTDTNRQESELSLKNELISKPGRKQKSVGLALGSGSARGWSHIGVIRVLESYGWKPDIICGTSIGSLVGAFYAADKLDRLEEWVQTLEWKDILGFMDISFGGGLLGGKKLFDFFEKEFKDLNFEHLTKKYGAVATDIDNGSEIWLREGSVPEAVRASISLPGIFSPVKRDDRWLVDGGLVNPVPVSLCKAMGAEFVIAVDLNQDLLDRKESFEESNPKENNRKSFMSRFWGSDLEENLRKEKDEKPGMIEVMSKSINVMQIRITRSRMAGDPPDVMIAPRLRNIGLMEFHRAKECIDEGKRAAELISGYLEKPY; encoded by the coding sequence TTGAAAAAAGATAAAAATTCTTTCCAAACCGATACGAACCGGCAGGAATCCGAGCTTTCTTTAAAGAACGAACTTATTTCCAAACCGGGTCGTAAACAAAAGAGCGTCGGCTTGGCTTTAGGAAGCGGGTCCGCAAGGGGATGGTCGCATATCGGCGTTATTCGAGTTTTGGAATCTTACGGTTGGAAACCGGATATCATCTGCGGAACCTCCATCGGTTCCCTGGTTGGAGCGTTCTACGCCGCCGATAAACTCGATCGTTTGGAAGAATGGGTTCAAACCTTGGAATGGAAGGACATTCTCGGGTTTATGGACATATCTTTCGGAGGAGGTCTTCTCGGTGGAAAGAAATTATTCGACTTCTTCGAAAAGGAATTTAAGGATCTCAACTTCGAACACCTAACAAAAAAATACGGAGCGGTTGCTACAGACATAGATAACGGTTCCGAGATCTGGCTTCGCGAAGGTTCGGTTCCGGAAGCGGTTCGAGCTTCTATTTCTTTGCCGGGAATTTTTTCTCCGGTCAAACGGGACGATCGTTGGCTCGTTGACGGAGGTCTTGTCAATCCGGTACCGGTTTCTCTTTGTAAGGCTATGGGGGCCGAGTTCGTAATCGCTGTGGACTTGAACCAAGATCTTTTGGATCGAAAAGAATCTTTCGAAGAATCGAATCCGAAAGAAAACAACCGCAAGTCGTTCATGTCCCGATTTTGGGGATCGGATCTTGAGGAGAATCTCCGCAAAGAGAAGGATGAAAAACCGGGAATGATCGAGGTCATGTCCAAGAGCATCAACGTTATGCAGATTCGAATCACACGAAGTAGAATGGCGGGCGACCCGCCGGACGTGATGATCGCACCGAGACTCAGAAACATCGGTCTGATGGAATTTCATCGCGCCAAAGAATGTATCGATGAGGGAAAAAGAGCCGCGGAATTGATCTCCGGATATTTGGAAAAACCGTATTGA
- a CDS encoding SpoIIE family protein phosphatase, protein MQFSKIFFFLIGPFALIVLVMISSPWNAGDGLRAYQGKIDLRGIQDPDFGMTKLNGEWEFNWLQEPDDGVENHSKGFIGVPGSWTNESKNHQAYPKFGYATYRLKVFLPDVWKKKILSVSLGAVASAYRVKINGQLIGECGTPGVSADATIPRIEPRDFLFFADDNEVEVEIFVSNYASTMPGVLLPISIGPSDSAGVSRAITLFFDIFSFSSLLIMGIYHIFQYLYLRSSVSPLYFGMYSLVICLRTSIINSKIVMLFFPQIPWSWINKINHLTLSVSVPFFLLFFSSVFAPYVNRKFINAGVIFSILFSIVTLFGDMQFNNQNISIYHYFILGVIFYLFYTILKIDFDKERNYTYILYGSGILFIAVLVDLFYARVLKTGSIQTSHYALVFFVFLQSLLLASERSRKFAETRELALNLRTSNLELFEMKEQLVQKIEDRTRVLNDNIIQINRELEIAQNVQRKILTPLDRSISGIRFHYEYMPLEKVGGDFLDVSEILPGKVRVVIADAVGHGVQASLMTMALKTEYEELKNLENPAQILKELNFRFLKKFDSLESIFPCMIGDIDVEKEEFTYASAGHPDQILQLPGEFPSLLHKTGPILGLFESLEIASKTVAFPTGSRLLLFSDGLIENRMKDSLNTKQYNMELITKTLHEGRENTLITLIQEIIKIEELTRGDNPRYDDITVIAVESYSAKKV, encoded by the coding sequence ATGCAATTTTCAAAAATATTCTTTTTCTTAATTGGTCCGTTCGCCCTTATCGTTTTAGTAATGATTTCCTCCCCCTGGAACGCGGGAGACGGATTGAGAGCCTATCAAGGCAAAATCGATTTGAGAGGAATTCAAGATCCGGACTTCGGAATGACCAAACTCAACGGAGAATGGGAATTCAACTGGTTGCAAGAACCGGACGACGGTGTCGAAAATCATTCCAAAGGTTTTATCGGAGTTCCCGGTTCTTGGACGAACGAATCCAAAAATCACCAAGCCTATCCGAAGTTCGGTTACGCGACTTATCGTCTGAAGGTCTTTCTTCCCGATGTTTGGAAAAAGAAAATTCTTTCCGTATCTTTGGGTGCGGTGGCTTCCGCTTATCGCGTTAAAATCAACGGACAATTGATCGGAGAATGTGGAACTCCCGGAGTGAGCGCCGATGCCACGATCCCGAGAATCGAACCGAGAGATTTTTTATTCTTTGCGGACGATAACGAAGTCGAGGTCGAAATTTTCGTCTCCAATTACGCTTCCACGATGCCGGGGGTTCTTCTTCCGATATCGATCGGCCCTTCCGATTCGGCTGGGGTTTCCAGAGCGATCACGTTATTTTTCGATATATTCTCCTTCAGCAGTCTTCTGATCATGGGAATCTATCATATATTCCAATATCTTTATCTAAGAAGCAGTGTTTCTCCGCTTTATTTCGGAATGTACAGCCTTGTGATCTGTCTTAGAACTTCGATTATAAATTCAAAAATCGTAATGTTATTTTTTCCGCAGATTCCCTGGTCTTGGATCAATAAGATCAATCATCTTACCTTATCCGTGAGCGTTCCGTTTTTTCTTTTGTTTTTCAGTTCGGTTTTTGCGCCTTATGTAAATCGTAAGTTCATCAACGCGGGAGTGATCTTTTCGATTCTGTTCAGCATCGTGACACTTTTCGGAGATATGCAATTCAACAACCAGAACATATCGATCTATCACTACTTCATTCTCGGAGTGATCTTTTATCTGTTCTACACGATCCTAAAGATCGATTTCGATAAGGAAAGAAATTACACATACATTCTTTACGGCTCGGGAATTCTTTTTATCGCGGTGCTCGTGGATCTTTTTTACGCGCGGGTTTTGAAAACCGGAAGTATTCAGACTTCTCATTACGCGCTCGTGTTTTTCGTGTTTCTTCAATCGCTTCTGCTCGCATCCGAACGATCCAGAAAGTTCGCCGAAACCCGGGAATTGGCGCTGAATTTAAGGACTTCCAACCTCGAACTTTTCGAGATGAAGGAGCAACTCGTTCAAAAGATCGAGGATAGAACCAGGGTTTTGAACGATAATATCATCCAGATCAATCGGGAATTGGAAATCGCGCAGAACGTACAAAGAAAGATTCTTACGCCGCTCGACCGAAGTATATCGGGGATCCGTTTTCATTACGAATACATGCCTCTTGAAAAAGTGGGAGGCGACTTTTTGGACGTGTCCGAAATTCTTCCCGGAAAGGTGAGAGTGGTGATCGCGGACGCGGTCGGTCACGGGGTTCAAGCTTCTTTGATGACGATGGCCTTAAAAACCGAATACGAAGAATTGAAGAATCTTGAAAATCCAGCGCAGATTCTCAAAGAATTGAACTTCCGATTTCTGAAAAAATTCGATTCGTTGGAAAGTATTTTCCCGTGTATGATCGGGGACATCGATGTGGAGAAGGAAGAATTCACATACGCTTCTGCGGGACATCCCGATCAGATTCTTCAGTTACCCGGAGAATTTCCTTCCTTACTCCATAAGACGGGACCGATTCTCGGGTTATTCGAATCCTTGGAGATCGCATCCAAGACGGTCGCGTTTCCGACCGGTTCCAGACTTCTTTTGTTTTCGGACGGATTGATCGAAAATCGTATGAAGGATTCCTTAAATACGAAACAATACAATATGGAATTGATCACTAAAACTCTTCATGAAGGAAGAGAGAACACGTTGATCACATTGATTCAAGAGATCATAAAGATCGAGGAATTAACGAGAGGGGATAATCCACGCTACGACGATATTACCGTCATAGCGGTGGAATCCTATTCGGCCAAAAAAGTCTAA
- a CDS encoding MaoC family dehydratase — translation MSKIEYDKVEVGHELPPLKTEVITHANLVRYAGASGDFNPIHNDPDFARKTGLDGTIAHGMYVMAQLGRLCTSWADQQQIKEFGVAFKNMTKPGQKLTCTGKVKRKKEENGEKLITVSVEASDETGEVKCSGEMVVIG, via the coding sequence ATGAGCAAAATCGAATATGATAAAGTCGAAGTAGGACATGAACTTCCTCCCTTAAAAACCGAAGTAATCACTCACGCAAACTTAGTGCGTTACGCGGGAGCTTCCGGAGATTTTAATCCGATTCACAACGATCCGGATTTCGCTCGCAAAACCGGTCTCGACGGAACGATCGCTCACGGTATGTATGTGATGGCTCAACTCGGAAGACTTTGCACTTCTTGGGCGGATCAACAACAGATCAAAGAATTCGGCGTTGCGTTTAAGAATATGACCAAACCTGGACAAAAACTTACCTGTACCGGAAAGGTAAAACGCAAGAAGGAAGAAAACGGAGAAAAATTGATTACGGTCTCCGTCGAAGCCTCGGATGAAACCGGAGAAGTAAAATGTTCCGGTGAAATGGTGGTGATCGGTTAA
- a CDS encoding FAS1-like dehydratase domain-containing protein, giving the protein MSAKGISKDLIGTKLDRYEFDVERGKIREFCQAIGETNPIYFDLEAAKKAGYEDIPAPPTYPTVIQFWGYPKIWQDMENMGVDTSRILHLKEKYTYLKPIYPGRVSSQGECINVTVGKMDTMTFKTTVTNAKGEAIVEQEMSIFIRKPEA; this is encoded by the coding sequence ATGTCAGCAAAAGGAATATCCAAAGACCTGATCGGAACCAAACTGGATCGCTACGAATTCGACGTAGAAAGAGGAAAGATCCGCGAGTTCTGTCAGGCGATCGGGGAAACCAACCCGATTTATTTCGATTTAGAAGCCGCTAAAAAAGCGGGTTACGAAGACATCCCGGCTCCCCCGACGTATCCGACCGTGATTCAGTTTTGGGGTTATCCGAAAATCTGGCAAGATATGGAAAACATGGGAGTGGACACTTCCAGAATTCTCCACTTAAAGGAAAAATACACGTATTTGAAACCGATCTATCCGGGAAGAGTTTCTTCTCAGGGTGAATGTATCAATGTTACTGTCGGCAAAATGGATACGATGACTTTCAAAACTACGGTTACAAACGCGAAAGGCGAAGCGATCGTAGAACAGGAAATGTCCATCTTCATCAGAAAACCGGAGGCATAA
- a CDS encoding alpha/beta hydrolase — MNFSQTKFFSLFKGSFAFITRSAMSWSNSYNLQDDTFVGNGGSKIFYRTYQPKEGRKGNRVLVVQHGIGEHSGRYEFLVEALAGTGTALYLIDSRGHGRSEGKKGAVDSFSDFLSDLDMLIAIAKEKEKVSKVTLLGHSMGAAISTLYAEEGTNQGNLNSLIISALPIRVKLDLVMKIKKGIAPVIADLLPNLTMPTGLNINHLSHDKSVVEAYRTDPLVHGMASAYLGNMLLNSEGPILGNAGKIKVPIYIFHGKEDYIADSTGSEAFFEVVGSSDKSMKIYEGLYHETMNERIEDRTKVLTDLKKWFEAHNN; from the coding sequence ATGAATTTTTCCCAAACGAAATTTTTTTCTCTTTTCAAAGGATCGTTCGCGTTTATAACACGTTCCGCTATGTCATGGAGTAATTCTTACAATCTACAAGACGATACCTTCGTCGGAAACGGAGGATCAAAGATCTTCTATCGCACCTACCAACCTAAGGAAGGTAGAAAAGGAAACCGGGTTCTCGTGGTTCAACACGGAATCGGAGAACACAGCGGGCGTTACGAATTTTTAGTCGAAGCTCTTGCCGGAACCGGAACGGCGTTGTATCTCATCGATTCAAGAGGACACGGTCGTTCGGAAGGCAAGAAAGGGGCCGTGGATTCCTTCTCGGATTTTCTTTCCGATTTGGATATGCTGATCGCGATCGCCAAAGAGAAAGAAAAAGTTTCCAAGGTGACTCTTTTAGGTCATTCTATGGGCGCCGCGATTTCCACTCTTTACGCGGAAGAAGGAACCAATCAAGGAAATCTGAATTCGCTTATCATTTCCGCTCTTCCGATCCGAGTGAAATTGGATCTGGTGATGAAAATCAAAAAGGGAATCGCACCGGTGATCGCGGATCTTTTACCGAACCTAACTATGCCTACCGGGTTGAACATAAATCATCTCAGCCATGATAAGTCCGTTGTGGAAGCGTATAGAACCGATCCGCTCGTTCACGGAATGGCTTCCGCTTATCTCGGTAATATGCTTTTGAACAGCGAAGGTCCGATTCTCGGGAACGCCGGGAAAATCAAGGTTCCGATCTATATCTTTCACGGAAAAGAGGATTACATCGCGGATTCCACCGGGAGCGAGGCGTTCTTCGAAGTTGTGGGTTCTTCCGATAAGTCCATGAAGATCTACGAAGGTCTTTATCACGAAACGATGAACGAGCGTATAGAGGACAGAACCAAGGTTTTAACAGATCTCAAAAAGTGGTTCGAAGCTCACAATAATTGA